One part of the Alphaproteobacteria bacterium genome encodes these proteins:
- a CDS encoding PQQ-like beta-propeller repeat protein: MNLKLLISLFFVMFLQACSDVWLGEAENEIKLTGNRIDLLSGYNVNSNFEEDSIDLEVPKSFSDLAKEWKVDLGTRNSKVVYSPVIDSENVYVLNDFGKVSCINKVSGKRVWEVLVSRKREDTSGITGGGLFVNGNAIYVSTGFGDLLALSKLNGGMIWRYKSIAPFNSAPFVKDNKVFVVNRENETIALNEKDGVIAWKHKGAPEDASFISELKITSYKNNIVPTYTSGEIFVLSSENGIEKVSDELNSISKTNFINSISNITSSNVVVSDKLIASGLGNQTVGIDLTNGRRIWSNRIKAESTPVFKGKYIFLINSNNELMAMSSETGGLFWSVNLNDLSSDIEYDWSSISIYKNNIVLTSLNDKVLFLSALNGEVIFSKNIASSSKLAPIFENNYMYIIGSNGKLYKYSLN; the protein is encoded by the coding sequence ATGAACTTGAAACTATTAATAAGCTTATTTTTTGTAATGTTTTTACAAGCCTGTTCAGATGTCTGGCTTGGAGAGGCAGAAAATGAAATTAAGCTTACAGGGAATAGAATAGATCTTTTATCTGGCTATAATGTTAACTCAAATTTTGAAGAAGATTCTATAGATTTAGAAGTTCCGAAGAGTTTTTCTGATTTGGCAAAAGAGTGGAAAGTTGATTTAGGCACTAGAAATAGTAAAGTAGTTTATTCTCCAGTTATTGATTCTGAAAATGTTTATGTCTTAAATGACTTTGGCAAAGTTTCTTGTATAAACAAAGTTAGTGGCAAGAGAGTTTGGGAAGTGTTAGTGTCAAGAAAAAGAGAGGATACTTCAGGTATAACTGGCGGTGGTTTGTTTGTAAATGGTAATGCAATTTATGTCTCTACAGGTTTTGGCGATTTACTAGCTTTGTCTAAGTTAAATGGTGGTATGATTTGGAGATATAAGTCAATAGCTCCTTTTAATAGTGCTCCATTTGTTAAAGATAATAAAGTTTTTGTTGTTAATAGAGAGAATGAAACTATAGCTCTTAATGAAAAAGATGGTGTAATAGCTTGGAAACATAAAGGTGCTCCAGAAGATGCATCTTTTATATCAGAGCTTAAAATTACAAGCTATAAAAATAATATAGTTCCTACATATACATCAGGAGAGATTTTTGTGCTTTCTTCTGAAAATGGTATTGAAAAGGTTAGTGATGAGTTAAACTCTATTTCTAAAACAAACTTTATAAATAGTATTAGTAATATAACTTCGTCAAATGTTGTGGTTAGCGATAAACTTATTGCTTCTGGTTTAGGAAATCAAACTGTAGGTATTGATTTAACTAATGGTCGTAGAATATGGAGTAATAGAATTAAGGCGGAGAGTACTCCAGTCTTTAAAGGAAAATATATATTCTTAATAAACTCTAATAATGAGCTTATGGCTATGTCCTCAGAAACTGGAGGCTTATTCTGGAGTGTAAATCTAAATGATTTATCCTCTGATATAGAATATGACTGGAGTAGCATCTCTATTTATAAAAACAATATAGTTTTAACTTCTTTAAATGATAAAGTATTGTTTTTATCTGCCTTAAACGGAGAAGTTATTTTTTCAAAAAATATCGCAAGCTCTTCAAAACTAGCTCCAATTTTTGAGAATAATTATATGTACATAATTGGTAGCAATGGTAAATTGTATAAATACTCTTTAAACTAG
- the hfq gene encoding RNA chaperone Hfq translates to MADIQTNFLNKIKKEEQAVTIFLVNGVKLNGTIISFDNSTIVLQKDNNTQLVYKQAISTVMPAKAN, encoded by the coding sequence ATGGCAGATATTCAAACTAACTTTTTAAATAAGATAAAAAAAGAAGAGCAAGCAGTAACTATTTTTTTGGTTAATGGAGTTAAATTGAATGGTACAATCATTTCATTTGATAACTCTACTATCGTTTTGCAAAAAGATAATAATACTCAGTTAGTTTATAAACAAGCTATATCTACAGTTATGCCAGCTAAGGCTAATTAA
- a CDS encoding ribbon-helix-helix domain-containing protein has translation MKKVSININGHNTSFTIEEEFWAEFKKISETRSQSIKSLVSEIDELKESGNLSSAIRVFILKNHV, from the coding sequence ATGAAGAAGGTATCTATAAATATAAATGGTCATAATACAAGTTTTACTATAGAAGAAGAGTTTTGGGCTGAGTTTAAGAAAATATCAGAAACAAGATCTCAATCTATAAAATCACTGGTGTCAGAGATCGATGAGTTAAAAGAAAGTGGAAATTTATCTAGTGCTATAAGAGTTTTTATTTTAAAGAATCATGTATAA